In the Longimicrobium sp. genome, CGGAAGGACGTGGTGGAGCAGGGCGGCACCCGCTGGGCGCGGCTGGAGTTCACGGGCCAGCTGGCGGGAAAGCCCGTTTACAACCTGCAGTACATGGCGTCCCTCGGCAACAAGGGGTTCGTCGTCGCCTTCCGCACCCGGGCCGACACCCCGGAAGCCCGGGCCAGGCTGGCGGAGAGCGCCGCGACCCTGGAAATGGAGGACTGCGTGCCCCCCGAGCGTACAGCCGGCGGATATTGAGGACGGACCCGCCGCGCGTCCGGTACGCGTCCGCGCCGCGCCCGCAGGGGCAGACGGCCGCGCGCACGACCCGAGGTCGAGATGCGCGTGCGGGTCGTGGGCCCGTCCGGCACCCGCCGCACCCTCACGCGCACCGTCGCGCTCTCGCGCCTCCCGCACCGAGCCGCGTAAAGTCCACCCTCTCCCGAAGTTGGGAGAGGGTTGCCGCTCTCAGGCGGCGGGTGAGGGCCCCGCGCCGGAGCCTGCCGACGCACGTGAAACCTCGCCCCGCCGTCGCGCGCAGCGCCGAGGTGTTTCCCTCTCCTGAAGTTCGGGAGAGGGCGGGGTGAGAGCTGTCCCAAATTGTGATCCGGCAGGCACTTCCGCGAGCCGCTCCCCCGAGCTACATTCACCGCTTACTTTTCCCCGCGTGCCCGCCCGACCGGCGCGGGCCGATCTTCCTTCCCCGCCGCGGCCCGTCGTGAGCGAGCAGCAGGACCGTCCCACCTTCCTCGAGGAGCTGAAGCGCCGCCGGGTGGTGCGCGTGGCCGTGGCGTACGCCGCGGCCGCGTTCGTCGTGCTGCAGGGCGCGCAGATCGTCTTCGAGGCGCTGGAGGTCCCCAACTCGTTCCTGCGCGTGCTGGTGGTGGCCGCGCTCGCGGGCTTCCCCGTCGCCCTCCTGCTGGGCTGGGTCTTCGACCTCACCACCGAGGGGCTGGTCCTCTCCCCCAGCGCCGGCCGTGGGGGCCGGCTGGTGGCGCGCTTCCGCCCCGCCATGCTCTTCGGCGGGGCGGCGCTGGCGCTCGCCGGCAGCCTGGCGTTCGCGGTGGCGCTGGGCGCGCCCCGCACCGCCCAGGCCGTGGTGGCGCCGGGGGCCGACCTCATCGCCGTGCTCCCGTTCAGCACCTCGGGCGGCCCCGAGGTGAAGGTGCTGGAGCAGGGGATGGTGGACCTCCTCTCGCGCAACCTGGGCGAGGTGGGGACGCTGCGCACCGTGGACCCGCGCCTGGTGCTCAGCCGCTGGCAGGAGCGCGCCCGCGGCCGCACCCCCTCGTTCGAAGACCAGCTGGCCGTGGCGCGCGAGACGGCGGCCGGCTCTTTCCTCACCGGGAGCGTGGTGCAGGCCGGCCCCTCGGTGCGCATCAGCGCCGACCTCTACGCCATCGACGGGCGGCGGCTGGCCTCGGTGCAGGCCGACGGACAGAGCCGCGACCTGCTGGCGCTGGTCGACACGGTGAGCCTAGCGCTGCTGCGCGAGGTGTGGCGCGGCAGCGAGCCCCTGCCGCGGCTCAACGTGGGCGCCATCACCAGCAGCGACCTGGGCGCCATCCGCGCCTTCCTGGAGGGCGAGCGCCACTACCGCGCCTCGGACTGGGACGCGGCGGTGGCGGCGTTCCGGCGCGCCGTGGCCGAGGACTCGCTCTTCGCGCTGGCGCACTACCGGCTCTCCGCCTCGGCCGGGTGGCTGGGCAACCGCGAGCTGGCCACGCGCCACTCGGGGGTGGCCATGCGCCTGGTGGACCGCCTCCCCGCGCGCGAGCAGACGCTGGTGCGCGCCGAGGCGCTCAGGAGCGCGGGCCAGGAGGCCGCCGCGGCCGACACCCTCTCCGCGCACGTGGAGCGCTACGCCGACGACCCCGAGGGGTGGTTCCTGCTGGCCGACGTCCTCTACCACCTGCGCGACGAGCGGGCCGGGCCCAGCGACGTCCCGCCCCAGCGCCAGCTCTCGCTCTTCGACCGCGTGCTGGAGCTGGACCCGGCGTACGTGCCCGCGCTCATCCACCCGCTGGAGGTGGCGTTCCGCGCGGCCGACACGGCGCTCGCGGCCCGGTACGTCGACATCGTCTCCCGCGCGCCCTCGGTCGACTCCTCGGCGGTGCGCGTGTACCGCGCGGGGCTCCAGGCGCTGCGCGCGCCGGGCGAGCGCCAGGCGCTGGCGCGCGGGATCGCCGAGGCGCTGGCCTCGCCCACCGGCTCGGCCAACCTGGGCTCGCAGGCGCGCCGGGCCGTCCTCGTCCCGCTGCTCCGCGACGCCGCGCTCCTCCCCCCCGCCGAGCGGCGCGCGCTCGCGGCCGGGGTGGAGGCCGAGGTGCGCCGGCGGACCCCCGCGCAGGCGGCCGAGGGGCCGCTCGCGCACCTGCTGCTGGCCGGCGGGCGCGCGGCGGAAGGGCGGCGCGGGCTGGAGGCCCACCTGGCCCGGCGTCCGTCGGACAAGGGGGAGATGCGGCGGCTCGCCGCCGTCGCCGTGCTGGCCGGGGTGGCGGACTCGTCGCTCGCGGCGGGCGACTCCGCGCTGGCGCTCACGGCCCTGGAGCGCGCGGCCGCCGAGGCGCTCGGGGCCGTCGACCGCGCCGACCTGCCGGCGCTGCGCCGCGCCGCCGCCCGCCTGAAGGCGCTCCCCGACTCGCCGGTCGTGCACGGGCGCGACACGCTGGTCGCCGTGGCCGAGGCGTTCGCGCGGGTGCTCTCGGGCGACGCGCGGGGCGGGCTGAACGCGGTGGAGGACGCGCTGGGGCAGGGCGGCTTCATTCCCGGCGGGGTGCTGGAGCCGTTCTGGTTCCGCTGGGTGGAGCGCCTGGGGATGGACGCCTCCACGCGCGGCCGCGCCCGCCGCATCCTGGAGCTGCGCTGGCCGGGCGACCCCGTGTACGACGTGCTGCGGCTGCACGCGCTCGGCCGGGTGCTGGAGGCCGAGGGCGACGCGGCCGGCGCGCGCGCGGCGTACGCCCGCTTCCTCCAGGCCGCCTCGGAGGCGGACCGCGCCTCTCCGCTGCAGGCGCGCGTCGCCCACGCCCGCGCCGCGCTCGGCAGGCTGGGCCAGGCTCCGCGATAACGTCAACGACAACCCCATGGTCTCACACAGAGAAACAGAGACACGGAGAAAACCCGTTGCTTCTGGTTGTTCTCCGTTTCTCTGTGTCTCTGTGTGAGATAAGTCTTTTCTGAATCCCGCATGAAGAGACCCGTGCCGATCGTCGCCCTGGACGTGCCCGACGCGTCCGCGGCGCTGGCGCTCGTGGAGCGGCTGGGGCCGCGCGCCGACTTCGTGAAGGTGGGGCTGCAGCTCTTCACGGCCGAGGGGCCGGGGGTGGTGCGCGCGCTGCGCGAGCGCGGCCGCCGCGTGTTCCTGGACGTCAAGCTGCACGACATCCCCAACACGGTCGCCCACGCGGTGCGCAGCGCGGCGGCGCTCGGCGTCGAGCTGCTGACCGTGCACGCCGCCGGCGGCGCCGCGATGCTGGGCGCGGCGCGCGAGGCGGCGGGCCCGCGCGGCGGCCCCGGCCCCCGGCTGCTGGGCGTGACGGTGCTCACCTCGCTCACCGAGGCGGAGCTGGCGGAGGCGTGGGGGCGCGAGGCGGTGGTCGCGGCCGACGAGGTGGCGCGGCTGGCGGGCCTTGCCGAGCGGTGCGGGATGGACGGCGTGGTGGCCTCGGTGCACGAGGTGCCGGTGGTGCGCGAGGCGGCGGGGGAGGGGTTCGTGGTGCTGACGCCCGGCATCCGCCTGGCCGGCGACGCCGCGGGCGACCAGGCACGCGTCGCCACGCCGGCCGAAGCGGCGCGGGCGGGGTCGGACTACGTCGTCCTCGGGCGCTCGGTGACCGCGGCGGCGGACCCGGCGGCGGCGCTCGCGCGGGCGCTGGAGGAGCTGGAAGCCGGGGGGTGAGCTCGAATGTCTCACCCGGAGTCGGCGGAGGGAACGGAGAACCCTTCTCGCTCTCCGTTGACTCCGTTTCCCCCGCGTGAGGCTTTTGATCTGTCGCCGCCGGGGGGAACGACTGGGGGCGGGGGGAGTACACTGCGGGACCCGTTCGACCCGAGGGATTGGAATGACTTCGCTCCGCGTCCTGGCGACGCTGCCGCTCCTCCTCTTCGCGCTCTGTACGCCGCTGGCGGCGCAGCGCACCGCCCCGCTCGAGAGCTTCGTGGCGGGCGTGGCGCGGCTGTGGGCCCAGGGCGACGCCGGCGCGCTGGTGGAGCTGGCGCCGGCCGACGGACGCATCGTCCTGGACCTGGGCACCGGCCCCGCCGAGGCGGTCGAGGCCCGCCACGCCGCGGCCGCGCTCCGCCGCCTCTTCGGCGAGCGCGAGAGCCTGTCCGTGCGCCCCGGCCAGGTCGAGATCGCCGGGGGGCAGCCCCCGAGCGGCTTCGGGGAGCTGACCTGGGTGTCGCGCCCGCGCGGCGTCACCGACCGCGAGACCTCCACCGTGTACGTCGGCACCGTCTGGGAGCGCGGCGGGTGGAAGGTCCGCGAGATCCGCCTCCTCCGTTAGGACGGGGGCGGATCGGGTCGGCGGACGCGGCGCGAGCGCGGGCGGGGCAGACACCCCGCCCGCGCTCTTTTCGTGGCGGACGGAGGGCGGCGGGTCGGAGCGGGGACGGCGATTCGGCTTGACACGGGCGAAGGGCGCGGCCTAGGATTGCGCTCCGGAGGGGCCGCGCCCATGGGCTCCCCGACCCCGCGGACCCCGGCCCCACGCCGATGCTCCAGGTCGACTCGCTCCTCGCCAGGACGCTCCAGGTAGACTCGCTCGTCGCGATCCGGGCGGACTCGCTGCTGGCCGCCGTCCAGGCCGCGGGCCAGCGCAGGCCCGAGTCGCTGCGCGACCTGCTGGACCTGCCGCTGCTGGTGGCCATCGGGCTCAAGGTCGCGGCCGCCGTGGCGGTCACCGTGCTCGCCTTCGGGGCGCTCAAGCTGGTGCTCCGGCGCATCGAGCGCTCGTTCGCCCGCCAGCCGGGGGCGGCGCTCACCGCGCAGGAGCAGCGCGCCCGCACCATGGTGGGGCTGTTCCGCAGCATCGGGCGGGTGGTGATCGGGATCATGTTCCTCTTCATGGTCCTGGGCGCGGTGGGGTTCGAGCTGGGGCCGCTCCTGGCCGGGGCGGGCGTGGTGGGCCTCGCCATCTCGTTCGGGTCGCAGTCGCTGGTGAAGGACGTGATCGCCGGGCTGTTCATCCTGATCGAG is a window encoding:
- the pyrF gene encoding orotidine-5'-phosphate decarboxylase yields the protein MKRPVPIVALDVPDASAALALVERLGPRADFVKVGLQLFTAEGPGVVRALRERGRRVFLDVKLHDIPNTVAHAVRSAAALGVELLTVHAAGGAAMLGAAREAAGPRGGPGPRLLGVTVLTSLTEAELAEAWGREAVVAADEVARLAGLAERCGMDGVVASVHEVPVVREAAGEGFVVLTPGIRLAGDAAGDQARVATPAEAARAGSDYVVLGRSVTAAADPAAALARALEELEAGG